The following are encoded together in the Candidatus Methylomirabilis oxygeniifera genome:
- the xseA gene encoding Exodeoxyribonuclease 7 large subunit (Exodeoxyribonuclease VII large subunit) (Exonuclease VII large subunit) has protein sequence MAALQPPKIYTVSDLTTEIRATLEGSFAGIWVEGELSNFHRHSSGHMYFSLKDEGSQIRVVMFRTANRQLRFQPKDGLVLLVYGELSVYERRGEYQLVAEYMEPKGLGALQLAFEQLKQRLQAEGLFDDARKRPIPLLPRRIGVVTSPTGAAVRDILHVLRRRFAGVDVLICPVAVQGDQAAPEIVEALGELNRRGGLDVVIVARGGGSIEDLQAFNEESVARAIAASRIPVISAIGHEIDYTIADFVADLRAPTPSAAAELVIARQDELLQRLDDLGSRMAGVIRSRLHGLGVRISGLERHLRLLNPIEQIRMQRRSLTERWKALTALADRRLTMLHGELKAAVGKLDALSPLAILHRGYSICLRLPDHEIVKDSSTVVAGDLVEVRLHRGRLRCDVREVQAPTPYTLHPTP, from the coding sequence ATGGCTGCCCTTCAACCACCGAAGATCTACACCGTCAGCGACCTGACCACGGAGATTCGCGCGACCCTTGAAGGCTCGTTTGCCGGAATCTGGGTCGAGGGGGAGCTGTCCAATTTTCACCGGCACTCGTCGGGGCACATGTATTTCAGCCTTAAGGACGAGGGGAGCCAAATCCGGGTCGTGATGTTTCGGACGGCCAACCGGCAGCTCAGGTTCCAGCCGAAGGACGGACTGGTCCTGCTGGTGTACGGCGAGCTGAGCGTGTATGAGCGCCGTGGTGAATATCAGCTTGTCGCAGAGTATATGGAACCGAAGGGCCTGGGGGCCCTGCAGCTCGCGTTTGAACAGCTCAAGCAGAGGCTGCAGGCGGAGGGGCTGTTTGACGACGCCCGCAAGCGGCCGATCCCGTTGTTACCGAGGCGGATCGGAGTTGTGACGTCACCGACAGGGGCTGCCGTCCGCGATATCCTTCATGTGCTCCGACGGCGTTTTGCCGGCGTCGATGTGTTGATTTGCCCCGTAGCGGTGCAGGGCGATCAGGCGGCCCCGGAGATCGTCGAGGCGCTCGGCGAATTGAATCGGCGGGGGGGACTGGACGTCGTGATTGTGGCCAGGGGGGGCGGTTCGATTGAGGACCTGCAGGCCTTTAATGAGGAGAGCGTCGCCAGAGCGATCGCGGCCTCCAGGATCCCGGTCATCTCGGCTATCGGCCATGAGATCGATTACACGATTGCTGATTTTGTAGCCGACCTTCGCGCTCCGACACCGTCTGCGGCCGCAGAGTTGGTCATTGCCCGGCAGGACGAGCTTCTGCAGCGGCTTGACGACCTGGGGTCACGGATGGCCGGCGTCATTCGGTCAAGGCTGCACGGTTTAGGGGTTCGGATAAGCGGGCTGGAACGGCACCTGCGACTGCTCAATCCGATTGAACAGATTCGAATGCAGCGGCGTTCCCTGACGGAGCGTTGGAAGGCCCTGACGGCTCTCGCCGATCGGCGATTGACGATGCTCCACGGCGAGCTGAAGGCAGCCGTCGGCAAGCTGGATGCGTTGAGCCCGCTGGCGATCCTCCATCGAGGCTACAGTATCTGCCTTCGGCTTCCCGACCATGAGATTGTGAAAGACAGCTCGACGGTCGTTGCGGGTGATCTCGTTGAGGTTCGCCTCCATCGTGGCCGGTTGCGGTGCGACGTCCGTGAGGTCCAGGCCCCTACACCCTACACCCTACACCCTACACCCTAA
- a CDS encoding Putative exodeoxyribonuclease small subunit (modular protein) (Evidence 3 : Function proposed based on presence of conserved amino acid motif, structural feature or limited homology; Product type pe : putative enzyme) — MDADMADEVPFEEALKQLDAIVSRLEVGDLPLEEALSIFEEGVRLTKFCSARLSEAEQRVNILVRSAESSSSRFEEQPFEEEGEEEL; from the coding sequence GTGGATGCAGATATGGCGGACGAGGTACCATTTGAAGAGGCTCTCAAGCAGCTCGATGCCATTGTCTCACGGCTCGAGGTCGGAGACCTTCCGCTTGAGGAGGCGTTATCGATCTTCGAGGAAGGGGTCCGGTTAACCAAGTTCTGCTCGGCCCGGCTGAGCGAAGCCGAGCAGCGGGTCAATATCCTGGTCCGCAGCGCCGAATCCTCCTCCAGCAGATTTGAAGAACAGCCGTTTGAGGAGGAGGGCGAGGAAGAGTTGTGA
- a CDS encoding Putative Geranyltranstransferase (Farnesyl-diphosphate synthase) (FPP synthase) (Evidence 3 : Function proposed based on presence of conserved amino acid motif, structural feature or limited homology; PubMedId : 2089044; Product type pe : putative enzyme) gives MTPEELRRYLDERRLLVDEALEQYLPQASDPPKEIHEAVRYSVFAGGKRLRPILILAATEAAGGQMEQALGAAAAIEMIHTYSLIHDDLPAMDDDDYRRGRLTCHKVYGEAMAILAGDALLTQAFILLSAENPPCPPLAKGGWGDLKGVYDSEARLMVIREIAEAAGSKGMVGGQVVDMLQEDREIDLPTLTYLHEHKTGALIRVCLRVGGILASAGSEQMEALTRYGERIGLAFQIVDDILDLEGSLEVLGKQAGSDLRKKKATFPALLGIEESRRWAHRLVSEAQEAVAVFGDRGVALQAIAEFVVMRRG, from the coding sequence TTGACGCCGGAAGAGTTGAGACGATACCTGGACGAGCGGCGGCTGCTGGTCGACGAGGCTCTGGAGCAGTATCTTCCTCAGGCGAGCGACCCTCCGAAGGAGATCCATGAGGCGGTTCGCTATAGTGTCTTTGCAGGGGGTAAACGGCTGCGACCGATTCTGATCCTGGCGGCGACAGAGGCGGCGGGCGGACAGATGGAACAGGCGCTGGGTGCGGCGGCAGCCATCGAGATGATTCACACCTACTCCCTGATTCACGACGACCTTCCGGCTATGGATGACGATGACTATCGCCGTGGGCGATTGACCTGTCATAAGGTCTACGGTGAGGCGATGGCCATTCTGGCGGGCGATGCGTTGCTGACGCAAGCGTTCATCCTTCTGTCGGCAGAAAACCCCCCGTGCCCCCCTTTAGCAAAGGGGGGGTGGGGGGATTTGAAGGGGGTGTATGATTCGGAGGCCCGCCTCATGGTGATCCGGGAAATCGCCGAGGCTGCGGGCAGCAAGGGGATGGTCGGCGGCCAAGTCGTGGATATGCTGCAAGAGGATCGGGAGATCGATCTGCCGACGCTCACGTATCTGCACGAGCACAAGACCGGCGCCCTGATCCGGGTGTGCCTGCGCGTGGGAGGCATTCTTGCGTCGGCCGGATCGGAGCAGATGGAGGCCCTCACCCGCTATGGCGAGCGGATCGGACTCGCCTTTCAGATCGTAGACGATATCCTGGATCTGGAAGGGAGCCTGGAGGTCTTGGGCAAACAGGCCGGAAGCGATCTCCGCAAGAAGAAGGCGACCTTTCCGGCGCTGCTTGGGATCGAGGAGTCGCGGCGATGGGCTCATCGATTGGTATCGGAAGCGCAGGAGGCCGTGGCCGTCTTTGGCGACCGCGGGGTGGCGCTGCAGGCGATTGCCGAGTTCGTTGTCATGCGCCGGGGGTGA
- a CDS encoding putative rRNA methylase (Evidence 3 : Function proposed based on presence of conserved amino acid motif, structural feature or limited homology; Product type pe : putative enzyme) — protein sequence MVEGSVQMAPSVVDCPAGRRVKRVRLDLAVQTQGLTASRERARALILAGQVLVDDRMVDKAGTLVAEDARIALKTPEHPYVGRGGVKLHGALEQFVISVTGRVCLDLGASTGGFTDCLLQHGAARVYAVDVGRGQLDVKLRADPRVTVMERTHALTLLPTNFPDRPDFATVDLSFISLTSILPVLPSLLADSGDILALIKPQFEVGKGHVGKGGVVRDPQAHRLVMTKVGRRAVELGLRILGAAPSCLLGPKGNREFFIHLSKIGTGVTPEEAAEQAVRTCLGAHPPYTPNPTP from the coding sequence ATGGTCGAAGGATCGGTTCAGATGGCCCCATCGGTTGTTGACTGCCCAGCAGGTAGAAGAGTCAAGCGGGTCCGACTGGACCTTGCCGTGCAGACACAAGGTCTGACGGCAAGCCGCGAGCGGGCCAGGGCGCTTATTCTTGCCGGCCAGGTGCTGGTCGATGACCGCATGGTGGACAAGGCGGGGACCCTGGTAGCGGAAGACGCGCGGATTGCGCTCAAGACCCCCGAACATCCGTACGTGGGGCGCGGGGGCGTCAAGCTTCACGGCGCGCTGGAGCAGTTCGTCATCTCCGTAACCGGTCGCGTCTGCCTCGACCTGGGCGCATCGACGGGGGGATTTACCGACTGCCTGCTTCAGCATGGTGCCGCTCGCGTCTATGCCGTCGATGTCGGACGCGGGCAACTCGACGTGAAACTCAGGGCTGATCCACGGGTCACCGTCATGGAACGAACTCATGCGCTTACCCTTCTACCGACCAACTTTCCGGATCGGCCGGATTTCGCAACCGTAGACCTTTCGTTTATTTCTCTGACCTCGATTCTTCCGGTTCTCCCCTCGCTGCTTGCTGATTCCGGTGACATCCTGGCGCTGATTAAACCGCAATTTGAGGTCGGCAAAGGTCATGTCGGGAAGGGGGGTGTCGTTCGCGACCCACAGGCGCATCGGCTGGTCATGACGAAGGTCGGCAGACGAGCCGTCGAATTGGGGCTCCGGATCCTTGGAGCCGCCCCTTCCTGCCTGCTCGGGCCCAAGGGTAACCGCGAGTTTTTCATTCACCTCAGCAAGATTGGGACCGGTGTCACGCCGGAGGAAGCGGCCGAACAGGCCGTAAGAACCTGTCTGGGTGCTCATCCACCCTATACCCCAAACCCCACACCCTAA
- a CDS encoding putative inorganic polyphosphate/ATP-NAD kinase (Poly(P)/ATP NAD kinase)(ppnK) (Evidence 3 : Function proposed based on presence of conserved amino acid motif, structural feature or limited homology; Product type pe : putative enzyme) — translation MKRIGIIAKLHKPEARAILQELLPWLTARGVEAVPDEETAKLAGMAGAQPKPDLPGLVDLLLVLGGDGTLLSVARLAGTRDVPILGVNLGGLGFLTEVTLEEIYSTLEAVLQGTYEVTQRILLTATVYRQGERIAEYVALNDAVINKGVLARMIELETYIDGQYVTTFRADGLILSTPTGSTAYCLAAGGPIVYPTLRALVVTPICPHTLTLRPIVIPDTAKIEIVQSSTDENTCLTMDGQVGFTLRHRDVIKVVRSDHTITLLKAPGKDYFQILRTKLKWGER, via the coding sequence ATGAAACGGATCGGCATCATCGCCAAGCTCCATAAGCCGGAGGCCCGAGCTATTCTTCAGGAGTTGCTGCCGTGGCTTACGGCCAGGGGTGTGGAAGCGGTACCGGATGAAGAGACGGCCAAATTAGCCGGGATGGCCGGCGCTCAGCCGAAGCCTGATCTGCCCGGGCTGGTAGATCTTCTGCTGGTCCTGGGAGGCGACGGAACGCTCCTGTCGGTCGCGCGTCTGGCAGGGACGCGTGACGTGCCGATCCTGGGAGTCAATCTCGGCGGCCTCGGGTTTTTGACCGAGGTCACACTGGAGGAGATCTACTCAACCCTGGAGGCTGTGTTGCAGGGCACCTATGAGGTGACTCAGCGGATCCTGCTGACCGCGACGGTCTACCGGCAGGGAGAGCGGATCGCCGAGTATGTCGCCCTCAATGACGCGGTTATTAACAAGGGTGTACTGGCCCGAATGATCGAGTTGGAGACCTACATCGACGGGCAATATGTGACGACCTTCCGCGCCGACGGTCTTATTCTTTCTACTCCGACCGGCTCCACCGCCTACTGCCTGGCCGCCGGTGGGCCGATCGTCTATCCGACCCTTCGCGCCCTCGTCGTGACCCCGATCTGCCCTCATACGCTTACCCTCCGTCCAATTGTTATCCCGGACACTGCGAAGATCGAGATCGTCCAGAGTTCGACGGACGAGAACACCTGTCTGACCATGGACGGCCAGGTCGGATTTACTCTTCGCCACCGCGACGTGATCAAGGTCGTTCGCTCAGATCACACCATCACGTTGCTTAAGGCGCCCGGGAAAGACTACTTCCAGATCCTTCGCACAAAGCTGAAATGGGGCGAGCGGTAG
- the recN gene encoding DNA repair protein recN (Recombination protein N), translating to MLRELCITNFALIDELRVEFGPGLNVLTGETGAGKSIIIDALGLALGMRGEAEQIRTGTDGATVEAAFDGCDEAARGLLAESGIECPPDEFLIVRRVLLREGKSKAYLNGRLSSSAWLRSLGDLLVDVHGQHQGVALSQPSRQRLLLDAYAGLIGDVAAFRTVYNRRQTLRAELDALRAGEREKVQRLDQLQYQRGEIAAARLIDGEEEALVQERTILLHAERLHAAAHLGYEGLYGEQGAVAGRLAAIVSKLKDAQRIDPRLQGVVDACEAAVASIEDAAAQLRDYREDVAFDPERLEQVEGRLHEIGKLKRKYGSSIAEILAYATSIDEELQRLTSSEERGQRVERELATLDETLAQRAADLTARRKAAAERLAIAVQEELQALKMEKAVFAVQVRPHPGSDGFALQAYGADEVEFLITPNPGEALKPLGRIASGGELSRVMLAVKAILAASDQIPTLIFDEVDVGIGGGMAAVVGQKLLAIAAERQVLSITHLPQIAALADRHFSIVKRTDGPRTEIAVQVLDGEERVREIARMLGAKGRSDAPLHHAQEILDTASRWKASRAPGAST from the coding sequence GTGCTCCGTGAGCTGTGTATTACGAATTTCGCCTTGATCGACGAACTCCGTGTGGAGTTCGGTCCCGGCTTGAACGTGCTCACCGGCGAGACCGGCGCGGGGAAGTCGATCATCATCGATGCGTTGGGGCTTGCGCTGGGAATGCGGGGCGAGGCGGAGCAGATCCGCACCGGGACCGACGGGGCGACGGTGGAAGCGGCGTTCGATGGCTGCGATGAGGCGGCTCGCGGGCTGCTCGCCGAAAGCGGGATTGAGTGTCCGCCGGATGAGTTCCTGATCGTGCGGCGCGTACTCCTGCGAGAGGGCAAGAGTAAGGCCTACTTGAACGGCAGGCTCTCGTCATCGGCGTGGCTTCGGAGTCTCGGCGACCTCCTGGTCGACGTCCATGGCCAGCACCAGGGGGTTGCGCTGAGTCAGCCGTCCCGCCAGCGGCTGCTCCTCGACGCCTACGCCGGTCTGATAGGCGATGTGGCGGCCTTCCGCACGGTGTATAACAGGCGGCAGACTCTGAGGGCGGAACTGGACGCACTCCGCGCGGGCGAGCGGGAGAAGGTGCAGCGTCTTGACCAGCTCCAGTATCAGCGGGGAGAGATCGCTGCCGCACGACTCATCGATGGGGAGGAGGAAGCGCTCGTTCAGGAGCGGACGATTCTCCTACACGCCGAGCGACTGCACGCAGCGGCGCACCTGGGCTACGAGGGACTGTATGGCGAGCAAGGCGCAGTGGCGGGTCGGCTGGCGGCGATCGTGTCCAAGCTGAAGGATGCGCAGCGTATCGATCCGAGGCTGCAAGGGGTAGTTGATGCGTGCGAGGCGGCCGTCGCGTCCATTGAGGATGCCGCCGCCCAACTCAGAGACTATAGAGAGGATGTAGCCTTTGACCCTGAGCGGCTGGAGCAGGTGGAGGGCCGTTTGCATGAGATCGGTAAACTGAAGCGGAAATACGGTAGCTCGATTGCCGAGATTCTCGCCTATGCGACCTCGATTGACGAGGAGTTGCAGCGTCTCACGAGTTCAGAGGAGCGGGGTCAGCGGGTTGAACGGGAACTGGCGACACTGGACGAGACGCTCGCGCAGCGCGCGGCCGACCTCACCGCGCGCCGGAAGGCGGCGGCCGAGCGGCTGGCCATAGCGGTACAGGAGGAGTTGCAGGCCCTGAAGATGGAGAAGGCGGTATTTGCCGTCCAGGTCAGGCCTCACCCTGGGTCCGATGGCTTCGCTCTGCAAGCGTACGGAGCGGACGAGGTGGAGTTCCTGATCACTCCGAATCCCGGTGAAGCATTGAAGCCGCTGGGCCGTATCGCCTCCGGCGGTGAACTGTCACGGGTGATGCTGGCCGTCAAGGCAATCCTGGCGGCCTCAGATCAGATTCCGACGCTGATCTTTGATGAGGTGGACGTGGGGATCGGCGGTGGGATGGCCGCAGTGGTAGGCCAGAAGCTCTTGGCTATCGCAGCAGAGCGGCAGGTCCTCTCCATCACGCACCTGCCGCAGATTGCGGCCCTGGCCGATCGCCATTTTTCGATTGTCAAACGCACCGACGGGCCCCGCACGGAAATTGCCGTCCAGGTGCTGGATGGTGAAGAACGGGTCCGCGAAATTGCCAGGATGCTTGGCGCCAAGGGGCGATCAGACGCTCCCCTGCACCATGCTCAGGAAATATTGGATACCGCCAGTCGGTGGAAGGCTTCAAGGGCGCCAGGCGCTTCTACTTGA
- the rplU gene encoding 50S ribosomal protein L21: MYAIIESGGKQRRVSPGALVTLEKIEGEAGKQVELSNVLMVADGDQVKIGAPYVQGAAVVSEIVRQGRGPKVMIFKFKRRKRYRRTQGHRQAQTTLRITEIKG; this comes from the coding sequence GTGTATGCAATTATTGAGTCGGGAGGCAAGCAACGCCGCGTCAGCCCCGGCGCGCTTGTGACCCTCGAAAAGATTGAGGGTGAGGCGGGGAAACAAGTCGAGCTGTCGAACGTTCTGATGGTGGCTGACGGCGACCAGGTGAAGATCGGCGCCCCCTATGTACAAGGCGCTGCCGTCGTCAGTGAGATCGTCCGGCAGGGGCGTGGACCCAAGGTTATGATCTTCAAGTTCAAACGGCGAAAGCGCTATCGGCGCACGCAGGGCCATCGCCAGGCGCAGACCACGTTGCGAATCACAGAGATTAAGGGATAG
- the rpmA gene encoding 50S ribosomal subunit protein L27 (Evidence 2a : Function of homologous gene experimentally demonstrated in an other organism; PubMedId : 10094780, 1225626; Product type s : structure), translating to MAHKKGMGSSRNGRDSQSQRLGMKAAAGQTVPAGSILIRQRGTRFKPGKNVGIGSDDTLFAKVSGVVTVEHRGGQGRFLSVIGG from the coding sequence ATGGCACATAAAAAAGGGATGGGAAGCTCCCGGAATGGCCGGGATAGCCAAAGTCAGCGACTGGGCATGAAGGCTGCTGCAGGGCAGACCGTACCGGCCGGCAGTATTCTAATCCGCCAGCGTGGTACTCGCTTCAAACCGGGTAAGAATGTCGGGATCGGCTCTGACGATACACTGTTTGCCAAAGTGTCCGGAGTCGTCACGGTCGAGCACCGCGGAGGACAAGGTCGTTTCCTCAGCGTCATCGGCGGCTAA
- the obgE gene encoding GTP-binding protein with nucleoside triP hydrolase domain; DNA-binding GTPase involved in cell partioning; multicopy suppresssor of ftsJ(rrmJ) (Evidence 2b : Function of strongly homologous gene; Product type ph : phenotype) — protein sequence MFVDEARIRVEAGDGGRGCVSFRREAYVPRGGPDGGDGGDGGSVYVVASRSYRTLDDQTYQRHYRAQNGVHGRGKTMHGRRGATLIVSVPLGTVVVDDETGELLGDLVEDGVQLLVARGGKGGRGNARFATPTRQAPRYAQPGESGQKRRLHLTLKLLADVGLIGLPNAGKSALLCCISAAQSKVAEYPFTTLTPHLGTVEIDSLGAFVVADIPGLIEGASSGAGLGIRFLRHIERTRLLAHVIDVSDTARDPLEALSVIEEELRAFNPELLERPRIIAANKIDLPHDRHLSVLRALCAERGLPLFPLSAMTAEGVQQLVGHLADRLHGNTRRDAPGVEPEIQLRGGIDKPCS from the coding sequence ATGTTCGTCGATGAGGCCCGCATTCGTGTGGAGGCAGGCGACGGCGGCCGGGGTTGCGTCAGCTTCCGGCGCGAGGCGTATGTTCCTCGAGGCGGGCCGGACGGCGGCGACGGCGGCGACGGCGGGAGCGTGTACGTTGTTGCCAGTCGTTCCTATCGGACATTGGACGACCAGACGTACCAGCGGCACTATCGAGCCCAGAATGGCGTGCACGGACGCGGCAAGACCATGCACGGTCGGCGCGGCGCTACGCTGATCGTCTCAGTTCCGCTTGGTACGGTGGTTGTTGATGACGAGACGGGAGAACTGCTGGGTGACTTGGTTGAAGACGGCGTGCAACTGCTGGTTGCCAGAGGCGGGAAAGGCGGTCGAGGCAATGCTCGCTTTGCCACCCCGACGCGACAGGCGCCTCGTTACGCCCAGCCCGGTGAATCCGGGCAGAAGCGCCGACTTCACCTGACCTTGAAGCTGCTGGCCGATGTCGGTCTGATCGGCCTGCCCAATGCCGGAAAATCGGCTCTGCTGTGCTGTATTTCGGCTGCTCAGTCGAAGGTGGCCGAGTATCCCTTCACCACGCTGACCCCGCACCTTGGAACCGTCGAAATCGATTCACTGGGCGCCTTCGTGGTGGCCGACATCCCTGGTTTGATCGAGGGAGCGTCCTCAGGCGCAGGTCTTGGAATCCGTTTTCTGCGGCACATCGAGCGGACCCGCTTGTTAGCGCATGTCATTGATGTCTCCGACACTGCAAGGGATCCTCTGGAAGCGTTATCGGTGATCGAAGAAGAACTCCGGGCGTTCAATCCAGAACTGCTGGAGCGCCCTCGCATCATTGCCGCCAACAAGATCGATCTTCCTCATGACAGGCATCTCTCTGTGTTGCGCGCGCTCTGCGCAGAGCGTGGTCTTCCGCTTTTTCCGCTGTCAGCCATGACGGCCGAGGGGGTTCAACAACTCGTCGGACACCTGGCCGATCGGCTCCACGGGAATACGAGGCGCGATGCTCCAGGCGTAGAACCAGAGATCCAATTGAGGGGGGGTATAGACAAACCATGTTCTTGA
- the proB gene encoding gamma-glutamate kinase (Evidence 2a : Function of homologous gene experimentally demonstrated in an other organism; Product type e : enzyme), with product MSREERSSPDARAAAREARRLVVKVGSAVLSKGDSALHQATLERIARELVWLRKKGCQVVLVSSGAILAGMDRLGLTERPGSIPLKQAAAAVGQSLLMRRYEEIFAPYGQKLGQLLLTQDDFRSRHRYLNARNTLFTLLHLGVLPVINENDTVAVDEIRFGDNDHLSALVATLLGADLLVILTDLDGLYTADPRKDPDARLVREVPRRSASLHFWADESGTGLGTGGMVTKVKAARAAAAAGVPTIIANGLVEGNLERIVHGEAVGTLFQASASRMRGRKRWLAFATARRGRITVDAGAREALIRNGKSLLPSGVVSVDGGFEGGEVVSLCDIDGAEFARGVANYDAEQMERIKGIRTDQIEDVLGAKPFDEVVHRDNLVILV from the coding sequence ATGAGTCGCGAAGAAAGATCCTCACCGGATGCTCGGGCCGCCGCGCGTGAGGCAAGACGACTGGTTGTGAAGGTCGGTTCTGCCGTCCTGTCCAAGGGCGATAGCGCCTTGCACCAGGCCACGTTGGAGCGGATCGCCCGTGAGCTCGTCTGGCTCAGGAAGAAAGGATGCCAGGTCGTTCTGGTCTCCTCCGGCGCCATTCTGGCAGGGATGGATCGGCTTGGGCTGACCGAGCGGCCAGGAAGCATCCCATTGAAACAAGCTGCTGCCGCTGTCGGCCAGAGCCTGCTCATGCGTCGTTATGAGGAGATCTTCGCGCCGTATGGCCAGAAACTGGGACAGTTGTTGCTGACCCAGGACGACTTTCGTTCGCGACACCGGTACCTTAATGCGCGCAATACATTATTCACGCTGCTCCATCTGGGCGTGCTTCCGGTTATCAACGAGAACGATACGGTGGCCGTGGACGAGATCAGGTTTGGGGATAATGATCATCTTTCGGCGTTGGTGGCGACGCTGCTCGGGGCGGACCTGCTTGTCATTCTGACCGATCTGGACGGGCTGTATACGGCTGATCCGCGGAAAGATCCTGACGCGAGGCTCGTCCGTGAGGTGCCCAGACGGTCTGCGTCGCTCCACTTCTGGGCCGACGAGTCGGGGACCGGGCTCGGAACGGGTGGGATGGTCACAAAGGTGAAAGCGGCTCGCGCGGCGGCGGCTGCCGGCGTCCCTACCATCATTGCGAACGGGCTTGTGGAGGGGAACCTGGAGCGGATTGTCCATGGCGAGGCGGTCGGCACTCTTTTTCAGGCGTCAGCGTCCAGGATGCGGGGCCGCAAGCGTTGGTTGGCGTTTGCGACAGCGCGTCGGGGACGGATTACTGTGGATGCCGGGGCCAGGGAGGCGCTGATCCGTAACGGCAAGAGCCTTTTACCCTCCGGGGTCGTCTCGGTCGATGGCGGATTTGAGGGGGGCGAGGTGGTGAGCCTCTGTGACATCGACGGCGCAGAGTTCGCGAGGGGCGTGGCAAACTATGACGCCGAACAGATGGAACGGATCAAGGGTATCAGAACCGACCAGATCGAGGATGTGCTTGGCGCCAAGCCGTTCGATGAAGTAGTGCATCGGGACAACCTTGTGATACTGGTATAA